GAGGACGTACTGTATGGTAACCACAATTCGGATGCTGGCATTGGACATCGATGGGGTGCTGACGGATGGCACAGCGTCCCTATCCGAGTCGGGTGATGAAGACAAACGGTATTGCTTTCAGGATCTTGACGCGGTGACACAAGCCAAACGCGCCGGTCTGACGGTCGCCCTCGTGACGGGCGAAGACACGCCCTCTGTCGATCGATTGGCGCGTCGTTTCAATTGCGATCTAGTGAGGCGGGGAGTGAAGGAGAAACTGCTCGCGCTGGAGGGGCTCGCGCGCGAATTGAACCTCCGGCTTGATGAGTTCTGCTATGTTGGCGACGGGGACCGGGATGCTTCGGCGCTACGGCATGTCGGCTTGGGCCTCGCCCCCCTGAATGCAACACGTTCGGCCAAAGCCGCCGCGCACCGCATTCTCTCCAAGCCGGGTGGAGCGGGGGCCGTCGCGGAAGCACTCGGCCTGATACGCCAGATTCACATGTTCGAGGAAAGCGCGAGTATTCTGGAAAAGGACATGTACGCGATCGCAAAAAATAGCCTCGAAGCACATCAGCGTCTCATCGAGTTGTCCTTGCCGACGCTCGTCAAAATCATGCAGGCCTTCGTCAGGACCATCCGCACCGGCAATAAGATTCTTCTGTTCGGCAACGGCGGCAGCGCCGCGGATGCCCAGCATGTGGCCGGTGAATTGGTCGGCCGTTTCTTGCGTGAAAGCGAGCCATGGCCGGTCATCGCCCTCACCACGGATACCTCGATTCTCACCGCGGTCGGCAACGATTGGGAGTTCGCCGATGTGTTTGCCAGGCAGGTCCGCGCCTTGGCCAAACCAGGGGATCTCGTGGCGGGCATCAGCACAAGCGGCCGATCGGCCAACGTCATACGCGGCCTGCAGGCGGCGCGGGCGAAGGGAGCCGCAACGATCGGATTTACCGGCGCCGGCGGGGGAAGCCTTGCGGAGCATGCCGATCTTTGTTTCCGGGCGCCGGCAGATTCGACGCCGCGTATACAAGAATTGCATCTGCTCGCCTGGCATACGATCTGCGAGTTGGTTGAGCGAGAACTCCTGCGAACGACCGAAGCTTAACGATTCATCCAATAAGTCTGTTCTCATGAGCATCATTATCGGCTGCGACAGTTTCTTGGCCTTGCGCAACGTACGGACCGGCGAGCTCGGACGCTGGCTGGCCGGAACGAAGATACAGGTCTGGGTGGATCCGAACAAGCTGCCTGGTTCCCTGGCCGCTCAGCCGGAAGGGATGTGCATAGAGGCTCTTGAAGAATTCGAAGTTCGACATGACCCCGCATTGGACCGGTTGCATTCTGCGGTGGGGTTCGCACGGAAGTGTCATCAGGATCCGTCCACGATGTGGGCCGACTTCCTGTTCAGTTGTTATCGTCACAACGACACAAAACCGTTGCGCCGGGCCGCCAGCATCAGCCGGGCGGCCGGTAGGTTTGGACGGTTCTGGTTGGCAGGACGATGCGGTTTGGCTGATCGGTGGCGTGCGGAGTTCGCCCAAACCCTGCGCAGGCATCCGATCACCGAGGTCTACCGGCAACGTCTGCGGCAGGCAGGCGCCAGCGTCGTCGCGAGTTTTTCGCCCGAGGGGGCGCGGGAGATGGCCCTGATCGAGGCTGCCAACTCTCTCGGTCTTCCCACTCTCGTCATGATCCGCTCCCGCGACAATCTGCAACACAAAATTCCTTATCTCCCGTTCGCCGATCTTTATCTGGTGTGGTCCCAGGTCGCGCGAGACTGTTTGTTGACCATGTACCCGGAAACTTCCCCTGAGCAGGTCCACGTGACGGGCGCGCCGCAATTCGACCATCATCTCGATCCATCGTTTCGCCTGACCAGGGAGGAGGTATTTTCTCTGATCGGACTTGATCCAAACCGGCCTCTCATTCTTTATACCATGGCCACGCCCACGGTGATTCCTCATGAGGTTGCGATTGCTCAGCACCTGGCCGATGCCGCACATGCAGGCCGGTTTGCACAGGGGGCGCAGTTGCTCGTCCGCGGCCATCCCAGAATGTTCGGGTCAAACCTCAAGCTCCTGGAGAGAGAATACCCCGAGGCTCGCAGCTATCCACGTCCTACTCAGGTGGAATATGGGGGGGGGGAGCATGAAGCCCATCTCGTGCGGCATATTCTCGACGAGGAAAGAATGCATCTCTCTCTCCTGGCGAATCAGGACGTGCAAGTGAACGTCTGTGGAACCATGACCATCGACTCGGCCATTTTCGACAAGCCGACGGTCAATGTGTACTACGATCAGCTTCCAGGCATCCCGGCGGCGCTGTCGGTTCGACGCTTCTACAAACGCTCTGATACAAAACAGATGATGTCCTATGGCAGCTCACAGTTGGCCGATGATGGAGATCACTGTATCGACCTGATCAATCGGTACCTGGAGAATCCATCTTTGGAGTCCGAGGGGCGCCGTCGCGCCCGTGTCGAAGATTGCGGCCCACTGGACGGTCAGGCCGGTAGGCGCACGGCGGAATTCCTCAAAGAGCTGAGCAAGCACCACATGCTTCCTACACGAAGAAATGATTACAGCACAGAATCTCGATCAACGGTATCTTGAGTTTGCGGCGAACACGCGTCGGGTCTTCGAGCGGTTTCCCCAACTCGAGCCCTTGCGCCACTTTATCTTCCGGGAGTTACTGGTTCAGCCCAGACCCTTTGGGTGGCGGGAGTCCGCGAAGCAGTGGCTCCGGCCTCTCATTCGTCGTGGGCGTACAACGGGCGTCCTTCGTCCGTGCGACATTTTGATCTGGATTGAGGGAACTCGTGAAGTGATTCGTGAATCGTTGTTGCCCGTGTTTCATGAGCTCACCTCACGCGGCGAGAACGTCCGGCTTGTCTCGATGAATGGTCCCGCTGATCTGCCTTCTTCTTCCGTAACCCTTCGGTTCCCGAGTGTGTTCTTCCTTCCCGATTGGACGAAACAGGCCTGGGGGGCGCTCTGTCAGGCAGAAAAGAATCTGGCGAAACCGACGCTGACCCGCTCGTTCTTCAACGCCTGCGCCGATGTACAGGGTCTCTTGAACGAAGTAGATCAGATTCTTGACGCCACCAAACCTCGTGTGGTCGTCACGGCCTCCACGCAACTGATTGGCGGAGCCGCACTGTTGGTCTCCGCACAGGCCAAACAGATGCGTACAGTTCTGTTGCAACATGGTGTGCTGCAGCCTTTCTATATTCCGATGCTGGCCGATCGGATGTGCACCTGGGGACGGTCCTCCAGTGAAACCCTCACCAGCTTGGGCACGGATTACCGACGGTTGGAGGCACTCGGGAGCCCGAGACACGATGCTATGCGACCGGCCCCCGGCGGCCAGGCAAAGCGGGAGCTGCTCAGGAGTCTGTCGCTTGAAGACAGGCCAACCATTACCTTCTTCTCTAACGGCAACGATTTGTCTCGGAATGGATCGGCTCCCGGCGAATGCGTGCGATGGCTCGAGGCTGCAGCGGAACGATATCGGGATCGGATCAACATCATCGTACGTCTCCATCCCAACGAGGACGGATCGCTTTATCGCCCGACTTCGCATCTGGTGGTCACAAAAGATTGTCCTGAATTTGCGCTCCTCTTGGACGGCAGCGATTGTGTGGCGTCTCTGTGTTCTACTGCCATGCTGGATGCCTTGCTGTATCACAAGCCGGTCTGGCACTTTCACGCCGATGGTTGGCCGGAGTTGGCAACGAATTGGCAAGAGGGCCTGGCTCAACGAATCGGTTCAGCGAACCAGCTTTGTGCCATGATCGAGCAGGTGCTCCAGGGGAAGGCACTGCAGGACCGCTCACACCATCTGGCAGAAACAGTCTTTGTGAATCACGGACGAGCGACACAGGCGGTCGCCGATTTCCTCGTGGCCCAGGCTGATATCTGCGCGGCGATGTGACTGAGTGAGTTGATGACTCGTCAAAGCGACTTCCGATGAATCAGGGATTGATCAGAGTCATACGGGGTCCGTACACGACGTTCCGGTTGTTCCTGGACCGCATCTGTATTCCCGTCTGGCTTCGCTGGCTTGGGGTGACCTGTGGCCAGGGATGCTCCTTCATCGGGCGGCCGATCATCACTTTGGCCCCGGGTGGAACCATTGCGCTGGGAGAGGGTGTGCGTGTCTTCAGCCGTGTGAATAGCAATCCGGCCGGACTGCCTCATCCGACGATTCTCGCTGCACTGACGCCGGAGAGTGTGATTGCCATCGGGAAAGAAACCGCCATATCCGGAGCGTCAATCGCCGCACGAGTGAAGGTCACGATCGGCCGTCACGTTATGATCGGGGCGGGTGCCTGTATCTGGGATACCGATTTCCATCCCGTCGATCCCTACCAGCGGCATCAACACCCGACGCGTGCGGCACGGTGCGCCCCGGTCATGATCCACGATGACGTGTTTATCGGCGCGCGTGCGATGATTTTAAAGGGTGTGACCGTGGGGTTGGGGGCGGTCATCGGCGCAGGCGCAGTGGTCACCAAAGACGTCGGAGCCTGGCAGATCGTGGCAGGCAATCCGGCCGTGGTCGTAGGTTCATCGCTTTCTAAGAATGAAGGGGTAAGGGAAGATTCATGAAGATCGTTGTAACCGGCTCAAGCGGGCTCATTGGTTCGGAGGTGGTGGGGTACTT
This is a stretch of genomic DNA from Nitrospira sp.. It encodes these proteins:
- a CDS encoding acyltransferase; protein product: MNQGLIRVIRGPYTTFRLFLDRICIPVWLRWLGVTCGQGCSFIGRPIITLAPGGTIALGEGVRVFSRVNSNPAGLPHPTILAALTPESVIAIGKETAISGASIAARVKVTIGRHVMIGAGACIWDTDFHPVDPYQRHQHPTRAARCAPVMIHDDVFIGARAMILKGVTVGLGAVIGAGAVVTKDVGAWQIVAGNPAVVVGSSLSKNEGVREDS
- a CDS encoding SIS domain-containing protein, translated to MVTTIRMLALDIDGVLTDGTASLSESGDEDKRYCFQDLDAVTQAKRAGLTVALVTGEDTPSVDRLARRFNCDLVRRGVKEKLLALEGLARELNLRLDEFCYVGDGDRDASALRHVGLGLAPLNATRSAKAAAHRILSKPGGAGAVAEALGLIRQIHMFEESASILEKDMYAIAKNSLEAHQRLIELSLPTLVKIMQAFVRTIRTGNKILLFGNGGSAADAQHVAGELVGRFLRESEPWPVIALTTDTSILTAVGNDWEFADVFARQVRALAKPGDLVAGISTSGRSANVIRGLQAARAKGAATIGFTGAGGGSLAEHADLCFRAPADSTPRIQELHLLAWHTICELVERELLRTTEA